In Chlorogloeopsis sp. ULAP01, the following proteins share a genomic window:
- a CDS encoding photosynthesis system II assembly factor Ycf48 gives MRSKVRIWQRIFALFAVVLMCVGCSNVPSTSYNPWEVISVPTEAKLLDIAFTDNPKHGYLVGSNATLLETKDGGNTWQPIKLQLDDDKYRFNSVSFAAKEGWIVGEPSLLLHSTDEGNSWSRIPLSEKLPGNPINVLALGAKTAEMATDVGAIYKTTDGGQNWKAQVEEAVGVVRNMERSADGKYVAVSAKGNFYSTWEPGVNAWVPHNRNSSRRVENMGFTESGQMWMLARGGQVQFSDPANPDKWLEVQYPEVSTSWGLLDLAYRTPEEIWISGGSANLLKSSDGGKTWEKDRDVENVPANFYKIVFLSPEQGFVIGDRGILLKYQPNIAPTAKSEAA, from the coding sequence ATGCGCTCAAAAGTGAGAATCTGGCAACGAATATTTGCCTTATTTGCTGTTGTTTTAATGTGTGTTGGTTGTAGTAATGTTCCTTCAACAAGTTACAACCCTTGGGAAGTCATTTCCGTACCGACAGAAGCAAAACTACTGGATATAGCCTTTACTGACAATCCTAAACACGGCTATTTAGTAGGTAGTAACGCTACACTTTTGGAAACCAAAGACGGTGGCAATACCTGGCAACCAATAAAATTGCAACTAGATGACGACAAATATCGCTTTAACTCTGTCAGTTTTGCTGCCAAAGAAGGGTGGATTGTCGGTGAACCTTCTCTGTTGCTGCATAGCACTGATGAAGGTAATTCTTGGTCGCGCATCCCTCTAAGTGAAAAGTTACCAGGTAATCCGATTAATGTTCTAGCGCTAGGAGCCAAAACAGCTGAAATGGCTACTGATGTAGGAGCAATATACAAGACAACAGATGGAGGTCAAAACTGGAAAGCGCAAGTGGAAGAAGCAGTTGGTGTAGTGCGAAATATGGAACGTTCTGCTGATGGCAAATACGTTGCTGTTTCTGCCAAAGGTAACTTTTACTCAACTTGGGAACCAGGTGTAAATGCTTGGGTACCTCACAACCGCAATAGTTCCCGACGAGTGGAAAACATGGGCTTTACAGAAAGTGGACAAATGTGGATGCTAGCACGGGGGGGGCAGGTGCAATTTAGCGATCCAGCTAACCCTGACAAATGGTTGGAAGTGCAATATCCAGAAGTGTCTACTAGTTGGGGTTTGCTTGATTTGGCATATCGCACGCCTGAGGAAATTTGGATCAGTGGTGGCAGCGCCAATTTATTAAAGAGTTCTGATGGTGGCAAAACTTGGGAAAAAGACCGTGATGTTGAAAATGTGCCTGCCAATTTTTACAAAATAGTTTTCTTATCACCAGAACAAGGATTTGTAATTGGCGATCGCGGGATCTTACTTAAATATCAACCCAATATTGCACCTACTGCCAAATCAGAAGCAGCTTAG
- the psbE gene encoding cytochrome b559 subunit alpha, which translates to MSGSTGERPFSDIITSVRYWVIHSITIPALFIAGWLFVSTGLAYDVFGTPRPNEYYTQERQELPIVNNRFDAKQQVEEFIAK; encoded by the coding sequence ATGTCAGGTAGTACTGGAGAACGTCCGTTTTCGGATATTATTACCAGCGTTCGCTATTGGGTAATTCACAGCATCACCATTCCTGCCTTATTTATCGCAGGTTGGTTATTTGTGAGTACAGGCTTGGCGTATGATGTGTTTGGCACACCTCGCCCGAACGAATATTACACCCAAGAACGGCAAGAATTGCCGATTGTGAATAACCGTTTTGATGCAAAACAACAAGTTGAAGAATTTATTGCAAAGTAG
- a CDS encoding rubredoxin, producing MSDQAVENPVLDRYECRACGYVYEPNKGDEKNDILPGTPFAELPLNWRCPVCSAKKNAFTNIGPAGKASGFQENLGYGLGVNNLTPTQKSLLIFGALALGFLFFMSLYGLQ from the coding sequence ATGAGCGACCAAGCTGTTGAAAATCCAGTTTTAGACCGCTACGAGTGTCGTGCCTGCGGTTACGTCTATGAACCGAATAAGGGAGATGAAAAAAATGACATTCTCCCAGGCACGCCTTTTGCAGAACTGCCCTTGAATTGGCGCTGTCCAGTTTGCAGTGCCAAGAAGAACGCTTTCACCAATATCGGCCCTGCGGGTAAAGCTTCTGGCTTCCAAGAAAATCTCGGCTATGGTTTGGGTGTCAATAATTTGACGCCAACTCAAAAAAGTCTTTTGATTTTTGGTGCTTTGGCTCTTGGTTTCTTATTTTTCATGAGTCTTTATGGCTTGCAATAA
- a CDS encoding photosystem II reaction center protein L: MERNTNPNNQPVELNRTSLYLGLLLVFVLGILFSSYFFN, encoded by the coding sequence ATGGAAAGAAACACCAACCCTAATAATCAGCCGGTTGAATTAAACCGGACTTCTTTATACCTGGGACTGCTATTAGTTTTTGTTCTGGGGATTTTGTTTTCCAGTTACTTCTTTAACTAA
- the psaI gene encoding photosystem I reaction center subunit VIII has product MAASFLPSIFVPLTGLVFPFVAMAFLFVYIEREDLV; this is encoded by the coding sequence ATGGCTGCTTCATTTTTGCCTTCTATTTTCGTTCCTTTGACTGGTCTAGTTTTTCCATTTGTAGCAATGGCGTTTTTGTTTGTATACATTGAACGCGAGGATCTAGTCTAA
- the psbF gene encoding cytochrome b559 subunit beta, giving the protein MTSGSNVNQPVQYPIFTVRWLAVHTLAVPTVFFLGAIAAMQFIQR; this is encoded by the coding sequence ATGACTAGCGGCAGCAACGTTAACCAACCAGTACAATATCCAATTTTTACCGTCAGATGGCTGGCAGTTCACACCCTAGCTGTGCCTACTGTATTCTTTTTGGGCGCGATCGCCGCAATGCAGTTCATTCAACGCTAG
- a CDS encoding photosystem II reaction center protein J, translating into MSESGRIPLWVVATIAGLGVITVVGIFFYGAYAGIGSSV; encoded by the coding sequence GTGTCTGAAAGTGGGAGAATTCCTTTGTGGGTTGTTGCGACAATCGCGGGCTTAGGTGTAATTACGGTTGTAGGCATTTTCTTCTATGGAGCCTATGCCGGAATTGGCTCATCTGTTTAA